One Setaria viridis chromosome 3, Setaria_viridis_v4.0, whole genome shotgun sequence DNA window includes the following coding sequences:
- the LOC117849788 gene encoding ribonuclease 3-like protein 2 isoform X3 — protein sequence MTPVHKPRKRGPPAPSPPPPAARPVQLPPPGFIADRAEAAARVERLLRYQFRDRALLDEALTHQSFSDTATSYQRLEFVGDAALGLAFTNFLYLTNPTLGPGALSTLRAANISTEKLARVAVRHDLYPLLRRKCARLDLLVGQFIDSVKEELNEDLATAPYGGSVVKAPKVLADIVESIAAAVYVDCKFDLEKLWKVTRWLFEPIVTAETIDEQPVRTLHELCQKHGKVAQFKTWQRGGMMVVNVFVGGEMVGLGSSEQKVIAKLNAARDALGKLVSGAKQQVLITGVGNGLGDEVGELRECKHKLTEHCIGKNWPKPIFNWIKLGNMIISCMCPSQVKTPQILGNLANSKN from the exons ATGACGCCGGTGCACAAGCCCCGCAAGCGCGGCCCGCCGGCTCCAtctccgcctccacccgcgGCACGCCCCGtccagctcccgccgccgggcttCATCGCCGACcgcgcggaggccgcggcgcgcgTGGAGCGTCTGCTGCGCTACCAGTTCCGCGACCGCGCCCTCCTCGATGAGGCGCTCACGCACCAGTCCTTCTCCGACACGGCGACTTCCTACCAGCGGCTCGAGTTCGTCGGGGACGCCGCGCTCGGCCTCGCCTTCACCAACTTCCTCTACCTCACCAACCCCACCCTCGGTCCCGGCGCGCTCTCCACGCTCCGCGCCGCCAACATCTCCACCGAGAAGCTTGCGCGTGTCGCCGTCCGCCACGACCTCTACCCGCTGCTCCGCCGCAAGTGCGCCCGCCTCGACCTCCTT GTAGGCCAGTTTATTGATTCAGTGAAGGAAGAACTAAACGAGGACCTTGCCACTGCACCCTATGGTGGTAGTGTGGTTAAAGCTCCCAAGGTTCTTGCGGATATTGTTGAGTCCATCGCTGCTGCTGTCTACGTTGATTGCAAATTTGACCTTGAGAAGCTTTGGAag GTTACAAGGTGGCTCTTTGAGCCAATTGTCACAGCAGAAACCATAGATGAACAACCTGTGAGAACATTGCATGAGTTATGCCAGAAACATGGCAAAGTTGCACAGTTTAAGACATGGCAGAGAGGTGGGATGATGGTGGTAAATGTATTTGTTGGTGGGGAGATGGTTGGGCTTGGCTCCTCGGAGCAGAAGGTAATTGCTAAGCTCAATGCTGCACGAGATGCGTTAGGCAAGCTTGTCAGTGGTGCAAAGCAGCAAGTATTGATCACCGGGGTTGGCAATGGATTGGGGGATGAGGTTGGAGAGCTCAGGGAGTGTAAACATAAACTTACTGAGCACTGCATCGGAAAGAATTGGCCAAAACCCATCTTTAA CTGGATCAAACTTGGAAACATGATCATATCTTGTATGTGTCCATCTCAGGTGAAAACACCACAAATATTAGGAAATCTTGCAAATTCGAAAAACTAG
- the LOC117849788 gene encoding ribonuclease 3-like protein 2 isoform X1 — protein sequence MTPVHKPRKRGPPAPSPPPPAARPVQLPPPGFIADRAEAAARVERLLRYQFRDRALLDEALTHQSFSDTATSYQRLEFVGDAALGLAFTNFLYLTNPTLGPGALSTLRAANISTEKLARVAVRHDLYPLLRRKCARLDLLVGQFIDSVKEELNEDLATAPYGGSVVKAPKVLADIVESIAAAVYVDCKFDLEKLWKVTRWLFEPIVTAETIDEQPVRTLHELCQKHGKVAQFKTWQRGGMMVVNVFVGGEMVGLGSSEQKVIAKLNAARDALGKLVSGAKQQVLITGVGNGLGDEVGELRECKHKLTEHCIGKNWPKPIFNLLFRLEREGGPAHERKFVCSVQVETQNGTFVTIGDPMSRLKDAENSAAQKMVELLLQL from the exons ATGACGCCGGTGCACAAGCCCCGCAAGCGCGGCCCGCCGGCTCCAtctccgcctccacccgcgGCACGCCCCGtccagctcccgccgccgggcttCATCGCCGACcgcgcggaggccgcggcgcgcgTGGAGCGTCTGCTGCGCTACCAGTTCCGCGACCGCGCCCTCCTCGATGAGGCGCTCACGCACCAGTCCTTCTCCGACACGGCGACTTCCTACCAGCGGCTCGAGTTCGTCGGGGACGCCGCGCTCGGCCTCGCCTTCACCAACTTCCTCTACCTCACCAACCCCACCCTCGGTCCCGGCGCGCTCTCCACGCTCCGCGCCGCCAACATCTCCACCGAGAAGCTTGCGCGTGTCGCCGTCCGCCACGACCTCTACCCGCTGCTCCGCCGCAAGTGCGCCCGCCTCGACCTCCTT GTAGGCCAGTTTATTGATTCAGTGAAGGAAGAACTAAACGAGGACCTTGCCACTGCACCCTATGGTGGTAGTGTGGTTAAAGCTCCCAAGGTTCTTGCGGATATTGTTGAGTCCATCGCTGCTGCTGTCTACGTTGATTGCAAATTTGACCTTGAGAAGCTTTGGAag GTTACAAGGTGGCTCTTTGAGCCAATTGTCACAGCAGAAACCATAGATGAACAACCTGTGAGAACATTGCATGAGTTATGCCAGAAACATGGCAAAGTTGCACAGTTTAAGACATGGCAGAGAGGTGGGATGATGGTGGTAAATGTATTTGTTGGTGGGGAGATGGTTGGGCTTGGCTCCTCGGAGCAGAAGGTAATTGCTAAGCTCAATGCTGCACGAGATGCGTTAGGCAAGCTTGTCAGTGGTGCAAAGCAGCAAGTATTGATCACCGGGGTTGGCAATGGATTGGGGGATGAGGTTGGAGAGCTCAGGGAGTGTAAACATAAACTTACTGAGCACTGCATCGGAAAGAATTGGCCAAAACCCATCTTTAA TTTGCTTTTCAGGTTGGAAAGAGAAGGCGGCCCTGCACATGAAAGGAAGTTTGTGTGTTCTGTTCAGGTAGAAACCCAAAATGGCACTTTTGTAACAATAGGTGATCCTATGTCAAGGTTAAAGGATGCAGAGAACTCCGCTGCACAGAAGATGGTGGAACTACTATTGCAGTTGTGA
- the LOC117849788 gene encoding ribonuclease 3-like protein 2 isoform X4, producing MTPVHKPRKRGPPAPSPPPPAARPVQLPPPGFIADRAEAAARVERLLRYQFRDRALLDEALTHQSFSDTATSYQRLEFVGDAALGLAFTNFLYLTNPTLGPGALSTLRAANISTEKLARVAVRHDLYPLLRRKCARLDLLVGQFIDSVKEELNEDLATAPYGGSVVKAPKVLADIVESIAAAVYVDCKFDLEKLWKVTRWLFEPIVTAETIDEQPVRTLHELCQKHGKVAQFKTWQRGGMMVVNVFVGGEMVGLGSSEQKVIAKLNAARDALGKLVSGAKQQVLITGVGNGLGDEVGELRECKHKLTEHCIGKNWPKPIFNWIKLGNMIISCMCPSQVGKRRRPCT from the exons ATGACGCCGGTGCACAAGCCCCGCAAGCGCGGCCCGCCGGCTCCAtctccgcctccacccgcgGCACGCCCCGtccagctcccgccgccgggcttCATCGCCGACcgcgcggaggccgcggcgcgcgTGGAGCGTCTGCTGCGCTACCAGTTCCGCGACCGCGCCCTCCTCGATGAGGCGCTCACGCACCAGTCCTTCTCCGACACGGCGACTTCCTACCAGCGGCTCGAGTTCGTCGGGGACGCCGCGCTCGGCCTCGCCTTCACCAACTTCCTCTACCTCACCAACCCCACCCTCGGTCCCGGCGCGCTCTCCACGCTCCGCGCCGCCAACATCTCCACCGAGAAGCTTGCGCGTGTCGCCGTCCGCCACGACCTCTACCCGCTGCTCCGCCGCAAGTGCGCCCGCCTCGACCTCCTT GTAGGCCAGTTTATTGATTCAGTGAAGGAAGAACTAAACGAGGACCTTGCCACTGCACCCTATGGTGGTAGTGTGGTTAAAGCTCCCAAGGTTCTTGCGGATATTGTTGAGTCCATCGCTGCTGCTGTCTACGTTGATTGCAAATTTGACCTTGAGAAGCTTTGGAag GTTACAAGGTGGCTCTTTGAGCCAATTGTCACAGCAGAAACCATAGATGAACAACCTGTGAGAACATTGCATGAGTTATGCCAGAAACATGGCAAAGTTGCACAGTTTAAGACATGGCAGAGAGGTGGGATGATGGTGGTAAATGTATTTGTTGGTGGGGAGATGGTTGGGCTTGGCTCCTCGGAGCAGAAGGTAATTGCTAAGCTCAATGCTGCACGAGATGCGTTAGGCAAGCTTGTCAGTGGTGCAAAGCAGCAAGTATTGATCACCGGGGTTGGCAATGGATTGGGGGATGAGGTTGGAGAGCTCAGGGAGTGTAAACATAAACTTACTGAGCACTGCATCGGAAAGAATTGGCCAAAACCCATCTTTAA CTGGATCAAACTTGGAAACATGATCATATCTTGTATGTGTCCATCTCAG GTTGGAAAGAGAAGGCGGCCCTGCACATGA
- the LOC117849788 gene encoding ribonuclease 3-like protein 2 isoform X2 codes for MTPVHKPRKRGPPAPSPPPPAARPVQLPPPGFIADRAEAAARVERLLRYQFRDRALLDEALTHQSFSDTATSYQRLEFVGDAALGLAFTNFLYLTNPTLGPGALSTLRAANISTEKLARVAVRHDLYPLLRRKCARLDLLVGQFIDSVKEELNEDLATAPYGGSVVKAPKVLADIVESIAAAVYVDCKFDLEKLWKVTRWLFEPIVTAETIDEQPVRTLHELCQKHGKVAQFKTWQRGGMMVVNVFVGGEMVGLGSSEQKVIAKLNAARDALGKLVSGAKQQVLITGVGNGLGDEVGELRECKHKLTEHCIGKNWPKPIFKLEREGGPAHERKFVCSVQVETQNGTFVTIGDPMSRLKDAENSAAQKMVELLLQL; via the exons ATGACGCCGGTGCACAAGCCCCGCAAGCGCGGCCCGCCGGCTCCAtctccgcctccacccgcgGCACGCCCCGtccagctcccgccgccgggcttCATCGCCGACcgcgcggaggccgcggcgcgcgTGGAGCGTCTGCTGCGCTACCAGTTCCGCGACCGCGCCCTCCTCGATGAGGCGCTCACGCACCAGTCCTTCTCCGACACGGCGACTTCCTACCAGCGGCTCGAGTTCGTCGGGGACGCCGCGCTCGGCCTCGCCTTCACCAACTTCCTCTACCTCACCAACCCCACCCTCGGTCCCGGCGCGCTCTCCACGCTCCGCGCCGCCAACATCTCCACCGAGAAGCTTGCGCGTGTCGCCGTCCGCCACGACCTCTACCCGCTGCTCCGCCGCAAGTGCGCCCGCCTCGACCTCCTT GTAGGCCAGTTTATTGATTCAGTGAAGGAAGAACTAAACGAGGACCTTGCCACTGCACCCTATGGTGGTAGTGTGGTTAAAGCTCCCAAGGTTCTTGCGGATATTGTTGAGTCCATCGCTGCTGCTGTCTACGTTGATTGCAAATTTGACCTTGAGAAGCTTTGGAag GTTACAAGGTGGCTCTTTGAGCCAATTGTCACAGCAGAAACCATAGATGAACAACCTGTGAGAACATTGCATGAGTTATGCCAGAAACATGGCAAAGTTGCACAGTTTAAGACATGGCAGAGAGGTGGGATGATGGTGGTAAATGTATTTGTTGGTGGGGAGATGGTTGGGCTTGGCTCCTCGGAGCAGAAGGTAATTGCTAAGCTCAATGCTGCACGAGATGCGTTAGGCAAGCTTGTCAGTGGTGCAAAGCAGCAAGTATTGATCACCGGGGTTGGCAATGGATTGGGGGATGAGGTTGGAGAGCTCAGGGAGTGTAAACATAAACTTACTGAGCACTGCATCGGAAAGAATTGGCCAAAACCCATCTTTAA GTTGGAAAGAGAAGGCGGCCCTGCACATGAAAGGAAGTTTGTGTGTTCTGTTCAGGTAGAAACCCAAAATGGCACTTTTGTAACAATAGGTGATCCTATGTCAAGGTTAAAGGATGCAGAGAACTCCGCTGCACAGAAGATGGTGGAACTACTATTGCAGTTGTGA